A window of Tripterygium wilfordii isolate XIE 37 chromosome 7, ASM1340144v1, whole genome shotgun sequence contains these coding sequences:
- the LOC120001878 gene encoding probable inactive histone-lysine N-methyltransferase SUVR1 isoform X2 gives MEPNPRFSKAFRDMKAIGITEDKVQLVLKKLLKLYDKKWKFIEEENYRVPADAIVDRDDTQDVENFDEESEMHVVPQSLKRLRLRGREGQMSSPSKMEQDATSPATLMVDRRVDLSPPRGTTP, from the exons ATGGAGCCAAATCCTAGATTTTCAAAGGCCTTTCGTGATATGAAAGCTATTGGAATTACAGAAGATAAAGTGCAGCTGGTGTTAAAAAAGCTTCTAAAGTTGTATGACAAAAAATGGAAGTTCATTGAAGAGGAGAACTATAGAGTTCCCGCAGATGCAATAGTCGATAGGGATGATACTCAG GATGTTGAGAATTTTGATGAAGAATCTGAGATGCATGTTGTGCCCCAGAGCTTAAAAAGGTTACGCTTAAGAGGCCGTGAAGGGCAAATGTCCTCTCCCTCTAAAATGGAACAAGATGCCACTTCCCCTGCTACTTTGATGGTAGACCGTAGAGTAGATTTGTCTCCTCCTCGTGGTACTACCCCTTGA
- the LOC120001878 gene encoding probable inactive histone-lysine N-methyltransferase SUVR2 isoform X1: protein MEPNPRFSKAFRDMKAIGITEDKVQLVLKKLLKLYDKKWKFIEEENYRVPADAIVDRDDTQECEKKPNGGDDVENFDEESEMHVVPQSLKRLRLRGREGQMSSPSKMEQDATSPATLMVDRRVDLSPPRGTTP, encoded by the exons ATGGAGCCAAATCCTAGATTTTCAAAGGCCTTTCGTGATATGAAAGCTATTGGAATTACAGAAGATAAAGTGCAGCTGGTGTTAAAAAAGCTTCTAAAGTTGTATGACAAAAAATGGAAGTTCATTGAAGAGGAGAACTATAGAGTTCCCGCAGATGCAATAGTCGATAGGGATGATACTCAG GAATGTGAGAAAAAGCCAAATGGTGGCGAT GATGTTGAGAATTTTGATGAAGAATCTGAGATGCATGTTGTGCCCCAGAGCTTAAAAAGGTTACGCTTAAGAGGCCGTGAAGGGCAAATGTCCTCTCCCTCTAAAATGGAACAAGATGCCACTTCCCCTGCTACTTTGATGGTAGACCGTAGAGTAGATTTGTCTCCTCCTCGTGGTACTACCCCTTGA